In Ectothiorhodosinus mongolicus, one DNA window encodes the following:
- a CDS encoding TAXI family TRAP transporter solute-binding subunit produces MSLFKGRFFSAAVAVGATMALTMASITPAEAQRQTLRFATSNVGSYGYAVGNVLSETLQRELGRGYAVVVQPYPSTSGAMRSVMDGDGEFAYTADVGMRSLYDGDRPYDNYNPRRGRLVHTLYVYPMETFMLVADGRKGEFNSYKDFDGKPGYYTPAGFMNWLNMRRVFAALGYEFNHVEIDNTTVADAYEAGTIDGSAGYTTAGVSLPTYWREAELRANLAAVNPSDEEMERLRSAGLNPVRVDPSKAFSQDLGTDTIWAVPIYFAYNVRADMDAGLVEQVLDILYANVDKLVEGDAGFGPLAADFVGTQAAGVAANPDIPAHPGLAAFLRKHGQWNDAWTVAQ; encoded by the coding sequence ATGTCCTTATTCAAAGGCCGCTTCTTTAGTGCCGCTGTTGCTGTGGGGGCCACGATGGCTCTGACCATGGCCAGCATCACCCCAGCCGAAGCTCAGCGTCAGACGCTGCGTTTTGCTACCTCAAACGTCGGATCCTATGGCTATGCCGTGGGTAACGTCCTCTCTGAAACCCTGCAGCGTGAACTGGGCCGCGGTTATGCCGTGGTGGTTCAGCCTTACCCGTCTACCTCCGGCGCCATGCGCTCGGTGATGGATGGTGATGGCGAGTTCGCGTACACCGCTGATGTGGGTATGCGAAGCCTGTACGACGGCGACCGTCCTTATGATAACTACAACCCGCGTCGTGGTCGTTTGGTGCACACCTTGTATGTTTACCCCATGGAAACCTTCATGTTGGTGGCCGATGGTCGCAAGGGTGAGTTCAACTCTTATAAAGACTTTGACGGTAAGCCTGGCTACTACACCCCGGCGGGTTTCATGAACTGGCTGAACATGCGTCGTGTATTCGCGGCTTTGGGTTATGAGTTCAACCACGTGGAAATCGATAACACCACCGTGGCGGATGCTTATGAAGCCGGTACCATTGATGGCTCAGCGGGTTACACCACTGCCGGCGTGTCGCTGCCGACCTACTGGCGTGAGGCGGAACTGCGTGCCAACTTGGCTGCCGTGAACCCTTCCGATGAGGAAATGGAGCGTCTGCGTTCTGCCGGTCTGAACCCCGTGCGTGTTGATCCTTCCAAGGCGTTTAGCCAGGATCTGGGTACCGACACCATCTGGGCAGTGCCGATCTACTTTGCTTATAACGTGCGCGCTGATATGGACGCGGGCTTAGTCGAGCAGGTGCTGGATATCCTCTATGCCAACGTCGATAAGCTAGTGGAAGGCGATGCGGGCTTTGGTCCTTTGGCGGCTGACTTTGTCGGCACCCAGGCCGCGGGCGTGGCTGCCAACCCCGATATCCCGGCGCATCCTGGCTTGGCCGCTTTCCTGCGTAAGCATGGTCAGTGGAACGATGCTTGGACCGTTGCGCAGTAA
- a CDS encoding TRAP transporter permease, translating to MMQRVMSLFSLRNVTFVTGAILFFALMEYFFSGAGGQRYLAVRLLPLAVIVQILYLYQGRYLYPRLPVAVNHAAVVLYIGICLWAMYYLTVNFEDIAIWRQAAYNTQDFITGLLILLVVMELSRIIHPVLFYVNVVLVFYALYGNYSPIDFFWHPAVSLERLVTSSSVEFSTGIYGRYTQLSLTLIAAFLLLAAAASGFGAQRALVEVMRRIAGRSRHTIPQTAVLASVSVGMVSGSGSANTAVTGSFTIPLMKRYGVPGTFAGAVETAASMGGLIMPPLMAVAGFLMAEFLGVPYWDVVVRGFGVAFVYFVSLILAVYLLSVRLLPNTPVQVEQVPLYNWLRTAIFFSGIIFLILLMSVFGYGAMRAALYTSGVILVTLLFAWLYFKYVLKDEALKEETLWGNLRLAIETHAEMAAYLTVLMATLGIMVGLFTVTGFITRMGSLLIQLGEFHIIATILMAWVFGWLVGTGLPPTATYIIVAVIIVPPLRQLGIDPWVAHFFAFLLAIWGELSPPTSLTAAVAAKIANASFMKTMWEALKICLPITVMSFAIFVRSDMVVNPGWGQITDVLLVAAGTAGITYAVFGQFFEHKGANGGIRAVIAALSFIVIFHPDDMVAAAAAVVVVPMLLVGVKRHGRLAAVSEEESERIRERLEAEDRAANEGRA from the coding sequence ATGATGCAACGTGTGATGTCTTTGTTTTCTTTGCGCAACGTGACGTTTGTGACGGGCGCTATCCTGTTCTTCGCGCTGATGGAGTATTTCTTCAGTGGCGCGGGCGGACAGCGTTATCTGGCCGTGCGGCTATTGCCGTTGGCGGTGATTGTGCAGATTTTGTATCTGTATCAGGGCCGCTATCTTTATCCACGCCTACCGGTGGCGGTCAATCATGCCGCCGTGGTGCTGTATATCGGCATCTGTTTGTGGGCAATGTATTACCTGACGGTGAACTTTGAAGACATCGCCATTTGGCGTCAGGCGGCCTACAACACCCAAGACTTCATCACCGGGCTTTTGATCCTTTTGGTGGTGATGGAGCTTTCGCGAATTATTCATCCGGTGCTGTTCTATGTGAACGTGGTGCTGGTGTTTTATGCCTTGTATGGCAACTACAGTCCGATTGATTTCTTCTGGCATCCGGCGGTCAGTCTTGAGCGCTTGGTGACCTCGAGCTCGGTGGAGTTCTCCACCGGGATTTATGGGCGTTATACCCAGCTTTCTCTCACCTTGATTGCGGCGTTCTTGTTGCTCGCGGCTGCGGCCTCGGGGTTTGGCGCGCAGCGGGCTTTGGTGGAGGTGATGCGCCGCATTGCCGGGCGCTCGCGCCACACCATCCCGCAGACCGCCGTGCTGGCCTCGGTGTCGGTAGGTATGGTCAGCGGTTCCGGCTCGGCCAATACCGCCGTGACCGGCAGCTTCACCATCCCCTTGATGAAACGCTATGGCGTGCCCGGGACGTTTGCGGGTGCGGTGGAGACCGCCGCCTCGATGGGCGGGCTGATCATGCCGCCGCTGATGGCCGTGGCCGGCTTTTTGATGGCCGAGTTCCTGGGAGTTCCGTACTGGGATGTGGTGGTGCGCGGCTTTGGGGTGGCCTTTGTGTACTTCGTGTCGCTGATTTTGGCGGTGTATTTGTTGAGTGTGCGCTTGCTCCCGAATACGCCGGTGCAGGTCGAGCAGGTGCCTTTGTATAACTGGCTGCGTACGGCGATTTTCTTCTCCGGCATCATCTTCTTAATTCTCTTGATGAGTGTGTTTGGCTATGGCGCGATGCGCGCGGCTTTGTACACCTCGGGCGTGATTTTGGTGACACTGCTGTTTGCTTGGTTGTATTTCAAATACGTGTTGAAAGACGAGGCGCTCAAAGAAGAGACCCTGTGGGGGAATCTGCGTCTGGCGATTGAGACGCATGCGGAGATGGCCGCCTATCTCACGGTGTTGATGGCGACGCTGGGCATCATGGTGGGTCTGTTCACGGTGACCGGCTTTATTACGCGTATGGGATCGCTGCTCATTCAACTGGGTGAGTTTCATATTATCGCCACCATTCTCATGGCCTGGGTGTTTGGTTGGCTGGTGGGGACGGGTCTGCCGCCGACGGCGACTTATATCATCGTTGCGGTGATTATCGTGCCGCCGCTGCGCCAGCTCGGGATCGATCCTTGGGTGGCGCACTTCTTTGCCTTCTTATTGGCCATTTGGGGTGAGTTGTCGCCGCCGACCTCGTTGACCGCGGCGGTGGCGGCGAAGATCGCTAATGCCTCGTTCATGAAGACCATGTGGGAGGCCCTAAAGATTTGCTTGCCCATCACGGTGATGTCTTTCGCGATTTTTGTGCGCTCGGATATGGTGGTCAATCCTGGGTGGGGGCAGATCACCGATGTGCTGTTGGTGGCCGCGGGTACGGCGGGGATTACCTATGCCGTGTTTGGTCAGTTCTTTGAGCACAAGGGCGCTAATGGCGGGATTCGGGCGGTGATCGCAGCTTTGTCGTTTATCGTCATTTTCCATCCCGACGATATGGTGGCGGCGGCGGCGGCCGTGGTGGTGGTGCCCATGCTTTTGGTGGGCGTGAAGCGCCATGGGCGTTTGGCGGCGGTGTCTGAGGAAGAATCCGAGCGCATCCGTGAGCGCCTTGAGGCGGAAGATCGCGCTGCCAATGAGGGCCGGGCTTAG
- a CDS encoding DUF2459 domain-containing protein, which translates to MTPKPRPILAIAALLTASLLLTGCGAVIVQKPPPEQTAVQVLLIDHGRHSSLVLPTSDQQSLRFSYGDWAFYAEGLTGPGHALKALIIPSRAALGRQQLTVAAEPSEIRRVLIVGIEDMIPLTVDAQRVQALTDRLNTLYQANQDTLAYRPELDLWFVQHPRRYTLRHNSNRVVADWLRELGLEVRGQPVLSRWQLIELAPE; encoded by the coding sequence ATGACACCAAAGCCAAGGCCCATTCTCGCCATCGCCGCCCTACTGACGGCAAGCCTGCTGTTGACCGGCTGTGGTGCGGTGATCGTGCAAAAACCCCCACCCGAGCAAACCGCTGTGCAGGTATTGCTCATCGATCATGGCCGCCACTCCAGCTTGGTGTTACCCACATCGGATCAGCAAAGCCTGCGCTTTTCCTATGGCGACTGGGCGTTTTATGCCGAGGGGCTCACCGGCCCAGGCCATGCGCTCAAAGCGCTGATCATCCCGAGTCGCGCGGCCTTAGGCCGGCAACAACTGACCGTAGCCGCCGAGCCCAGCGAAATCCGCCGCGTGCTCATCGTCGGCATCGAAGACATGATTCCGCTCACGGTGGATGCGCAGCGCGTTCAAGCGCTCACGGATCGCCTCAACACGCTGTATCAGGCCAATCAGGACACCTTGGCCTACCGCCCCGAGCTCGATCTATGGTTTGTGCAGCACCCCAGGCGCTACACCCTGCGCCACAACTCCAATCGGGTGGTGGCCGACTGGCTGCGCGAGTTAGGGCTTGAGGTCCGCGGCCAACCCGTGCTCTCGCGTTGGCAGCTAATCGAGCTGGCGCCCGAATAA
- the rfaH gene encoding transcription/translation regulatory transformer protein RfaH: MRVLQSWFAVRCKPKEDQRAEENLARQGFDVFHPLARVKRRRQGKWGMFVESLFPGYVFVQLDSVNDNWAPIRSTRGVLGLVRFGGIPAPVPHEVIDEIRSQQDAEFGWLDLTQLKPMREGQRLRIIDGPFMGQEARFQKLNGQDRVLVLLNIMQQSVQAVLHRDQVLEAEA; this comes from the coding sequence GTGCGGGTTTTGCAATCTTGGTTCGCGGTTCGATGTAAACCCAAAGAGGATCAGCGTGCCGAAGAGAACTTGGCGCGTCAGGGCTTTGACGTGTTTCATCCGCTGGCTCGCGTCAAGCGTCGGCGTCAGGGTAAATGGGGGATGTTTGTGGAATCCCTGTTTCCTGGCTACGTGTTTGTTCAGTTGGATAGCGTGAACGATAACTGGGCGCCGATTCGCTCGACCCGCGGGGTTTTGGGTTTGGTGCGCTTTGGGGGTATCCCGGCGCCGGTGCCGCACGAAGTGATTGATGAGATCCGCTCGCAACAAGATGCCGAGTTTGGGTGGCTGGATTTAACGCAGCTCAAACCGATGCGCGAGGGACAGCGCTTGCGCATCATTGATGGCCCGTTTATGGGCCAGGAAGCGCGCTTCCAAAAGCTGAATGGCCAGGATCGCGTGCTGGTGCTGCTGAACATCATGCAGCAGTCGGTGCAGGCGGTGCTGCATCGCGACCAGGTGCTGGAAGCAGAAGCCTAA
- the fabA gene encoding 3-hydroxyacyl-[acyl-carrier-protein] dehydratase FabA, whose amino-acid sequence MLEIFNAKRQSAYNREELLECGHGQMFGPGNAQLPVPNMLMMDRIMHISDSGGAHDKGEMKAELDIHPDLWFFDCHFPGDPVMPGCLGLDAMWQLVGFYLAWIGNPGRGRALGVGEVKFTGQVLPTAKKVSYQIDMKRVITRKLVLGIADGEVRVDDRLIYTAKDLRVGLFTSTEGF is encoded by the coding sequence ATGCTTGAGATATTCAACGCCAAGCGCCAATCGGCGTATAACCGCGAGGAGCTTTTGGAGTGCGGTCATGGCCAGATGTTTGGCCCCGGCAATGCACAGCTGCCTGTGCCGAATATGCTGATGATGGACCGCATTATGCACATCAGCGATAGCGGCGGTGCGCATGATAAAGGCGAGATGAAAGCCGAGCTCGATATCCACCCCGATTTGTGGTTTTTTGACTGTCACTTTCCTGGTGATCCGGTGATGCCGGGGTGTTTGGGCCTGGATGCCATGTGGCAGCTGGTCGGCTTTTATCTGGCCTGGATCGGCAATCCCGGGCGAGGCCGGGCCTTGGGCGTGGGCGAGGTAAAGTTCACCGGTCAGGTGCTACCGACCGCCAAAAAGGTCAGCTACCAAATCGATATGAAACGCGTCATCACCCGCAAGCTGGTGCTCGGCATTGCCGATGGCGAAGTGCGTGTTGATGATCGCCTGATCTACACCGCCAAAGATCTGCGCGTGGGCCTGTTCACCTCCACCGAGGGCTTCTAA
- a CDS encoding rhodanese-like domain-containing protein produces the protein MTDNTKNPAGADPDNLSPQEAYDLLESNPKALLVDVRSSMEFLFVGHPKGAVHIPWMEEPDWTLNPRFVQEVRKLLLGGASDSGESGAAPVVLICRSGKRSLEAGRALLREGIPKVYHIDEGFEGDLDDKHHRSTKGGWRFRGLPWEQC, from the coding sequence ATGACTGATAACACGAAGAACCCGGCCGGCGCCGATCCTGATAATCTCAGCCCGCAAGAAGCCTATGACTTGCTCGAGAGCAATCCCAAAGCGTTATTGGTCGATGTGCGCTCGAGTATGGAATTTCTGTTTGTCGGTCATCCCAAGGGCGCGGTGCATATCCCTTGGATGGAAGAGCCCGATTGGACCCTAAACCCGCGCTTTGTGCAGGAAGTGCGCAAGCTGCTGTTGGGCGGCGCCTCTGACTCGGGCGAATCGGGGGCCGCGCCGGTGGTGCTCATTTGCCGCAGCGGCAAACGTTCTTTAGAAGCTGGCCGCGCTCTGCTGCGCGAAGGCATTCCCAAGGTCTACCACATCGATGAGGGCTTTGAGGGCGATTTGGATGATAAACACCACCGCTCGACCAAGGGCGGCTGGCGATTTCGCGGTTTACCTTGGGAGCAGTGCTAA
- a CDS encoding putative monovalent cation/H+ antiporter subunit A codes for MLLAVLSAFLLAIVAPTVHRVTGAYSGWVLAILPAALFIYFASFLPVVGAGEALRFSTPWVPGLGIELSFWLDGLSLLFALLITGIGFFIVAYAGRYLEGHRDLGRFYVLILSFMGSMLGLVLADNLIALFVFWELTSITSYLLIGFNHEDAKARKSALQGLFVTVGGGLALLTGLIMMALVSGSYELSEILASGDVVRDHGWYVAIVLLVLAGCFTKSAQVPFHFWLPNAMAAPTPVSAYLHSATMVKAGVYLMARLNPSLGATDLWLILLGVFGALTMFTGVFLSVRSTGVKKVLAYSTVMALGTLTMLIGIGTEKAILAAMTFLLAHSLYKGALFLIAGILDHEAGAKDFLETGGLRRSLPITATLAALAALSLGGMIPMFGFVAKELLFEAVLDAPMLSGFFTVLAALSAIMVVAVAAIVGIRPYWGKPVKTPKAVQHEAPPAMLAGPAVLASLGLLFGLGLAWVDKGLINAAAQSVYGTPVSAYLALWHGINLPLMLSGVSLALGLFLYLNWERFRRLTGFMETLSKFGPERGYEKTMDGLVWSADWQTRILQNGYLRYYLLTILLSTVALLSYSLLRYGGFPLHFDVSDVRLHEWVIVAVLLLAALVSVTTRSRLGAVASLGAVGFAVALIYVLFSAADVGITQVLVETLTVIMLVLVLFRLPGFLALSPNVIRLRDAFVALLVGATMALLSLLASSQRYYPSIAEYFIAESQPSGFGRNVVNVILVDFRALDTLGEIVVLALAALGVFAMIKFRAEDRKE; via the coding sequence ATGCTGCTAGCCGTGTTGTCCGCATTCCTGCTCGCGATCGTTGCGCCCACGGTGCACCGCGTCACAGGTGCCTACAGCGGTTGGGTGCTGGCGATCCTGCCGGCTGCCCTATTTATTTATTTCGCGAGTTTTCTACCGGTGGTCGGCGCCGGCGAGGCGCTGCGTTTTTCGACGCCCTGGGTGCCGGGGCTAGGTATTGAGCTGTCGTTTTGGCTCGATGGTCTGTCGTTACTGTTCGCTCTACTGATCACCGGCATTGGCTTTTTTATCGTCGCGTATGCCGGTCGTTATCTCGAGGGTCATCGGGATCTGGGGCGTTTCTATGTCCTGATCCTGTCGTTCATGGGCTCGATGCTGGGTCTGGTGCTGGCCGATAACCTCATCGCACTGTTTGTCTTTTGGGAACTGACCAGCATTACCTCGTATTTGTTGATCGGCTTTAACCATGAAGATGCCAAGGCCCGTAAAAGCGCCTTGCAGGGCTTGTTTGTCACCGTTGGCGGCGGCCTTGCGCTGCTCACCGGCCTGATCATGATGGCCCTGGTTTCGGGCAGCTATGAACTCAGTGAGATCTTGGCCTCCGGTGATGTAGTGCGCGATCACGGCTGGTATGTGGCGATTGTTCTTTTGGTGCTGGCGGGCTGTTTCACCAAATCGGCGCAAGTGCCGTTTCATTTCTGGTTGCCTAACGCCATGGCCGCGCCCACGCCGGTCTCGGCTTACCTGCATTCAGCGACCATGGTTAAAGCTGGCGTCTATCTCATGGCGCGGCTTAACCCCTCGCTGGGCGCTACGGATTTGTGGCTGATTTTGTTGGGTGTTTTTGGTGCGCTGACCATGTTCACCGGGGTGTTTTTGTCGGTGCGCTCCACCGGCGTGAAAAAGGTGCTCGCGTATTCCACGGTGATGGCCTTGGGCACGCTGACCATGCTCATTGGCATCGGCACCGAGAAAGCGATTTTGGCAGCCATGACCTTCTTGCTGGCGCATTCTCTATACAAAGGCGCCCTGTTCCTGATCGCCGGGATTCTGGATCACGAAGCCGGGGCTAAGGATTTTCTTGAGACTGGTGGGCTGCGCCGCTCCCTGCCGATTACCGCAACGCTGGCGGCATTGGCGGCGCTGTCTTTGGGCGGCATGATCCCGATGTTTGGCTTTGTCGCCAAAGAGCTGTTGTTTGAGGCGGTATTGGATGCGCCCATGCTGTCGGGCTTTTTCACGGTTCTCGCAGCGCTGTCGGCGATTATGGTGGTGGCGGTGGCGGCCATTGTCGGGATTCGTCCCTACTGGGGTAAGCCGGTGAAAACGCCTAAGGCCGTGCAACATGAAGCACCACCGGCCATGCTGGCGGGTCCGGCCGTGCTGGCTTCGCTGGGACTGCTGTTTGGACTCGGCTTGGCATGGGTGGACAAGGGCCTGATTAATGCCGCTGCGCAGTCGGTGTACGGTACGCCGGTGAGTGCTTATCTGGCGCTGTGGCATGGCATTAACCTGCCGCTGATGCTCAGTGGCGTGAGCTTGGCGCTGGGCTTGTTCTTGTATTTGAACTGGGAGCGCTTCCGCCGCCTGACCGGCTTTATGGAGACGCTTTCTAAGTTTGGTCCCGAGCGCGGCTATGAAAAGACCATGGATGGCTTGGTGTGGAGCGCTGACTGGCAGACCCGCATCCTGCAAAACGGTTATCTGCGCTATTACTTGCTGACGATTTTGTTATCCACCGTGGCCCTGCTGAGTTATTCCTTGCTGCGCTACGGCGGCTTCCCGCTGCATTTTGATGTGTCGGATGTGAGGCTGCACGAATGGGTGATTGTGGCGGTGCTATTGTTGGCGGCTTTGGTCTCGGTGACCACCCGCTCGCGCCTCGGTGCTGTGGCCTCGCTGGGCGCGGTGGGGTTTGCCGTGGCCTTAATTTACGTGCTGTTTAGCGCCGCGGACGTAGGCATTACTCAGGTCTTGGTCGAAACGCTCACGGTCATCATGCTGGTCTTGGTGTTGTTCCGCCTACCCGGTTTTTTGGCGCTTTCACCCAACGTCATTCGCCTGCGCGATGCCTTTGTGGCGCTGTTAGTGGGGGCGACGATGGCGCTGCTGTCGCTGTTGGCTAGCTCGCAGCGTTACTACCCAAGCATCGCTGAGTATTTCATCGCCGAAAGCCAGCCCTCGGGCTTTGGGCGCAATGTGGTGAACGTGATTTTGGTGGACTTCCGGGCGCTGGATACCTTGGGTGAGATCGTCGTTCTGGCGCTCGCGGCCTTGGGTGTGTTCGCGATGATTAAATTCCGCGCTGAGGATCGCAAAGAATGA
- a CDS encoding Na+/H+ antiporter subunit B, whose protein sequence is MNIPSLILRSTAHFLLPLLLMFSVFLLLRGHDEPGGGFIAGLVAAAAIALYMFAVDIADAQRVLRVDPRDLVGWGLLLGVLSGVPAIFRGQAFFTAQWFEFTVPVLGYLKIGTVLMFDIGVYLVVVGGVLMILLSLAEAED, encoded by the coding sequence CTGAACATTCCATCGTTGATCCTGCGCTCCACCGCGCATTTCCTGCTGCCGTTGCTGCTGATGTTCTCGGTGTTTTTACTGCTTCGCGGCCATGATGAGCCCGGTGGTGGTTTTATTGCTGGTCTGGTGGCGGCAGCGGCGATCGCTTTGTACATGTTCGCTGTGGACATTGCGGATGCGCAGCGTGTCTTGCGCGTGGATCCGCGCGATTTGGTGGGCTGGGGGCTGCTTTTGGGGGTTCTATCAGGAGTCCCGGCGATTTTCCGCGGCCAGGCATTTTTCACCGCGCAGTGGTTTGAATTCACCGTGCCGGTGCTGGGCTATCTCAAGATCGGCACGGTGTTGATGTTCGACATCGGCGTGTATTTGGTGGTGGTCGGCGGCGTGTTGATGATCCTGCTGTCTTTGGCCGAGGCGGAGGACTAG